A window of the Desulfovibrio oxyclinae DSM 11498 genome harbors these coding sequences:
- a CDS encoding Gfo/Idh/MocA family oxidoreductase: MDISVAVIGAGHWGKNLVRNFHSLGALDVICDANEEALKTFAEQYPGVETSVALSHVLRRPSVDAVVIATPAETHASIAREALLAGKHVFVEKPLALDVAEARDLTRLARDKGLVLMVGHLLQYHPAFLKTLAMARSGELGRIDYVYSNRLNLGMIRRQENSLWSFAPHDVSMVLSLMQEEPEEVLCQGGCYLHSKIADVTVSMLRFPSGAQAHFFVSWLHPFKEQKLVVVGDRGMLVFDDGQPWESKLVLYPHAIRWEGAVPVPDKAEGQNIAVEPEEPLRQECLHFLECIRDGAVPRTDGHEGVRVLRVLKASQRSMDTRQPVSLEVFDRSCADDDCFVHPSAVVDTGVQVGKGSSIWHFSHLLPGTELGRNCKVGQNVVIGPDVSMGHGCKIQNNVSVYKGVTLEDDVFCGPSMVFTNVHNPRSHTPRMDQVRETLVRTGATLGANCTVVCGVTIGRNAFVGAGAVVTRSVPDHALVLGNPARVSGWVCRCAERLDDELCCPVCSIRHTRGENGLVPQEESNINE, encoded by the coding sequence ATGGACATTTCGGTTGCGGTCATCGGCGCCGGGCACTGGGGCAAGAACCTCGTACGCAATTTTCACTCCCTCGGCGCCCTCGACGTCATCTGCGATGCCAACGAGGAAGCCCTGAAGACCTTTGCCGAGCAGTATCCCGGCGTGGAGACCTCGGTGGCCCTGAGTCATGTGCTGCGAAGGCCTTCGGTGGATGCCGTGGTCATCGCCACCCCGGCGGAAACGCACGCATCCATAGCGCGCGAGGCGCTGCTTGCGGGCAAGCACGTGTTCGTGGAAAAGCCGCTGGCGCTCGACGTGGCCGAGGCCCGCGACCTGACCCGGCTGGCACGCGACAAGGGGCTCGTGCTCATGGTGGGGCACCTGCTGCAATATCATCCAGCCTTTCTCAAGACGCTTGCGATGGCCCGCTCAGGCGAGCTGGGGCGCATCGACTACGTCTACTCCAACCGTCTCAACCTCGGCATGATCCGGCGTCAGGAGAACAGCCTGTGGTCTTTTGCCCCGCACGACGTGTCCATGGTCCTCTCGCTCATGCAGGAGGAACCCGAGGAGGTGCTGTGCCAGGGCGGCTGCTATCTGCACAGCAAGATCGCCGATGTCACCGTCTCCATGCTGCGATTCCCGTCCGGGGCACAGGCGCATTTTTTCGTGTCGTGGCTGCATCCCTTCAAGGAGCAGAAGCTGGTCGTGGTGGGCGACCGCGGCATGTTGGTCTTCGACGACGGTCAGCCGTGGGAGAGCAAGCTGGTGCTGTATCCCCACGCCATCCGTTGGGAGGGCGCGGTCCCGGTGCCGGACAAGGCCGAAGGGCAGAACATTGCCGTGGAGCCTGAGGAACCGCTCAGGCAGGAATGCCTGCATTTTCTGGAATGCATCCGTGACGGTGCGGTCCCAAGGACCGACGGTCACGAGGGCGTGCGCGTGCTGCGCGTGCTCAAGGCCAGTCAGCGGTCCATGGACACCCGTCAGCCGGTCTCGCTGGAGGTGTTTGACAGGTCCTGCGCGGATGACGACTGCTTCGTGCATCCTTCCGCCGTGGTGGATACGGGCGTTCAGGTGGGCAAGGGCTCCTCGATCTGGCACTTCTCGCACCTGCTGCCCGGCACTGAGCTGGGACGCAACTGCAAGGTGGGCCAGAACGTGGTGATCGGGCCGGACGTGAGCATGGGCCACGGCTGCAAGATTCAGAACAATGTTTCCGTTTACAAGGGCGTGACGCTGGAGGACGACGTCTTCTGCGGTCCGTCCATGGTCTTTACCAACGTGCATAATCCCAGATCGCACACTCCGCGCATGGATCAGGTGCGCGAGACGCTGGTGCGGACCGGCGCGACGCTCGGTGCGAACTGCACCGTGGTCTGCGGCGTGACCATCGGCCGGAACGCCTTTGTTGGAGCGGGGGCCGTGGTAACCAGAAGCGTTCCCGACCACGCGTTGGTTCTCGGCAATCCGGCGCGGGTCTCCGGCTGGGTCTGCCGCTGCGCCGAACGGCTCGACGACGAGCTGTGCTGTCCGGTTTGCAGCATTCGGCACACTCGGGGCGAAAACGGGCTGGTGCCGCAGGAGGAAAGCAATATCAATGAGTGA
- a CDS encoding 6-hydroxymethylpterin diphosphokinase MptE-like protein: MSENPRLAALTELGALFRGGRVDECAAGPVHDDPPRHAVSGHTPLWAFERPQYQRPFAGSQQAVFDFLPEGCSLERAQAFTRLHVVLGAVESETFDSLCDGGQNVVLVFDPDEERIARLAESRGVKELVAKGLIFFSGDVYDFSPPLQELLPEKLFTMGFPVFHVSESLGESCPQWVRSVIEYVEILFYRHVIYKVCNQRLLKSVPIRNITRGMMYDQQLHAYENIPEYLTRPGMDVLRNAFSDETAILVAAGPDLGEKIEFIRENADRAVIICVNNAVKPLLEADVRPHFVIINDNSLASGEVFRRIPQSPGTILVGHCLSDLGGDRFRQKYLFGSFMPEVFPERPMLRLHGSVISTAFSLARHMGCAGTVLVGARLGSDNPWSLSYAKGTVHHDSRDTAARELINRHPQLCPVELPDGRTVYSTPNFRDAALWLCEEIRTSGIECVNTSEGSLLFGKGIAYDPAPVLERRSIGSRFSRLFSAPEPRVNLRGCTAFIERDLSLWKQIADASKQLRQADDASLLAKGAAVLEQMDGSNISNMVERFDGFDSRHFHAEVFESGDAERQAEGLRYYFRHVERMAKSFLMALGKARRACDAARERG, from the coding sequence ATGAGTGAGAATCCGAGGCTGGCGGCCCTGACCGAACTCGGGGCCCTGTTCCGTGGCGGCAGGGTGGACGAGTGTGCCGCCGGGCCTGTTCATGATGATCCGCCGCGCCATGCGGTTTCGGGCCACACGCCGCTGTGGGCGTTCGAGCGTCCCCAGTACCAGCGCCCGTTCGCCGGTTCGCAGCAGGCGGTGTTTGATTTTCTGCCGGAGGGCTGCTCCTTGGAGCGCGCGCAGGCGTTTACGCGGTTGCACGTGGTTCTCGGCGCCGTGGAGAGCGAAACGTTCGACAGCCTCTGTGACGGCGGCCAGAACGTGGTTTTGGTCTTCGACCCGGATGAGGAGCGCATCGCGCGGCTTGCCGAAAGTCGTGGCGTGAAGGAACTGGTGGCCAAGGGGCTGATATTTTTCAGCGGCGATGTTTACGATTTTTCACCGCCGCTTCAGGAGTTGCTGCCGGAAAAGCTCTTCACCATGGGCTTTCCGGTCTTTCACGTATCCGAGTCCCTGGGTGAATCCTGCCCACAATGGGTACGCAGCGTGATCGAGTACGTGGAGATCCTCTTCTACCGTCACGTGATTTACAAGGTCTGCAACCAGCGGCTGCTCAAATCCGTGCCCATCCGCAACATCACGCGCGGCATGATGTACGACCAGCAGCTGCACGCCTATGAAAACATTCCGGAATACCTGACGCGCCCGGGCATGGACGTCCTGCGAAACGCCTTCTCCGACGAGACCGCCATACTGGTGGCGGCCGGACCGGACCTTGGCGAGAAGATAGAATTCATCCGCGAAAACGCGGATCGCGCCGTGATCATCTGCGTGAACAACGCGGTGAAGCCGTTGCTGGAAGCAGACGTACGGCCGCACTTCGTGATCATCAACGACAACTCGCTGGCATCGGGCGAAGTCTTCCGCCGCATCCCCCAGTCTCCGGGAACCATCCTCGTGGGCCACTGCCTCTCGGACCTCGGAGGCGACCGTTTCCGCCAGAAATATCTGTTCGGCTCCTTCATGCCGGAAGTCTTTCCCGAGCGCCCCATGCTGCGGCTGCACGGCTCGGTGATTTCCACGGCCTTCTCGCTGGCGCGGCACATGGGCTGCGCTGGGACCGTGCTGGTGGGGGCGCGTCTGGGGTCCGACAACCCGTGGAGCCTGAGCTACGCCAAGGGCACGGTCCATCACGATTCCCGCGATACTGCCGCGCGCGAACTCATCAACCGCCATCCCCAGCTTTGTCCGGTGGAACTGCCCGACGGAAGGACCGTCTATTCCACGCCGAACTTCCGCGACGCGGCCCTCTGGTTGTGCGAGGAAATCCGCACCTCGGGCATCGAGTGCGTGAATACGTCGGAGGGCAGCCTGCTCTTCGGCAAAGGCATCGCTTACGACCCGGCTCCGGTGCTGGAGCGCAGGAGCATCGGCTCGCGTTTCAGCAGGCTCTTCTCGGCCCCGGAGCCGAGAGTGAACCTGCGGGGCTGCACGGCGTTCATCGAGCGTGACCTGTCCCTGTGGAAGCAGATCGCGGATGCGTCCAAACAGCTGCGGCAGGCGGACGACGCCTCGCTGCTGGCCAAGGGTGCGGCGGTACTGGAGCAGATGGACGGCTCCAACATCAGCAACATGGTGGAACGTTTTGACGGGTTCGACTCACGCCATTTCCACGCGGAGGTTTTCGAGTCGGGCGATGCCGAGCGTCAGGCCGAGGGCCTGCGCTATTACTTCCGCCATGTGGAGCGCATGGCCAAGTCTTTCCTGATGGCGCTGGGCAAGGCGCGCCGCGCCTGCGATGCGGCCCGGGAGCGCGGCTAG
- a CDS encoding radical SAM protein has product MDLARVTAINDQLNDRYVAENRHEDVVTYPKLITLTTTMRCNYRCWMCYQQHFKGDMDWNIVERLRHVLPFVKTVQAFGGEPLLYGRLEELCELSRENRCELEMITNGSMLDERRRSMFVDNETSLIKVSLEAATQQTYESIRGGDLFATLGNLKALADERSRKGRNKPQLQINFVAMERNIRELPDLVRLAADHGVDRVLVLFMNAQKREELARESLFLHQNLSDECMAAALDAGKRHGVDVTVPGFFGTPPSSFNEAEVDHTCHSPWKNCLIDMEGNVRFCCGSTPPLGNILKTDFDDMWFGETVRPFRKTVNTEKQPKSCQTCRVKSRNINDPFFHIRDRELAERLMAEKGLS; this is encoded by the coding sequence ATGGACCTCGCCAGAGTCACCGCAATCAACGACCAGCTCAACGACCGCTATGTGGCAGAAAATCGCCACGAGGACGTGGTCACGTATCCCAAGCTGATCACCCTGACCACCACCATGCGCTGCAACTACCGCTGCTGGATGTGCTACCAACAGCACTTCAAAGGTGACATGGACTGGAACATCGTGGAGCGGCTGCGGCACGTGCTGCCCTTCGTCAAGACGGTGCAGGCCTTCGGCGGCGAGCCTCTGCTGTACGGCAGGCTTGAGGAGCTGTGCGAGCTCTCGCGAGAAAACCGCTGCGAGCTGGAGATGATCACCAACGGCTCCATGCTGGACGAGCGGCGACGGTCCATGTTCGTGGACAACGAGACCTCGCTGATCAAGGTCAGCCTTGAGGCCGCCACACAGCAGACATACGAATCCATTCGCGGCGGCGACCTTTTCGCCACGCTGGGCAACCTTAAAGCGCTGGCAGACGAGCGTTCCAGAAAGGGCCGGAACAAGCCGCAGCTCCAGATCAATTTCGTGGCCATGGAGCGCAACATCCGCGAACTGCCGGACCTTGTGCGACTCGCCGCAGACCACGGCGTTGACCGCGTGCTGGTGCTTTTCATGAACGCCCAGAAGCGCGAGGAACTGGCCCGCGAATCGCTCTTCCTGCACCAGAACCTGAGCGACGAATGCATGGCCGCCGCGCTGGATGCCGGAAAGCGTCATGGCGTGGACGTCACCGTTCCGGGTTTCTTCGGCACGCCTCCGTCCAGCTTCAACGAGGCCGAGGTGGATCACACCTGCCACAGCCCGTGGAAGAACTGCCTTATCGACATGGAAGGCAACGTGCGCTTTTGCTGCGGCAGTACCCCGCCGCTTGGCAATATTCTGAAAACGGATTTCGACGACATGTGGTTCGGAGAAACGGTCAGGCCCTTCCGCAAGACGGTGAACACCGAAAAGCAGCCCAAGAGCTGCCAGACCTGCCGGGTGAAATCCCGCAATATCAACGACCCGTTCTTCCACATCCGCGACCGCGAACTGGCCGAACGGCTGATGGCCGAAAAGGGGCTGTCCTAG